The following nucleotide sequence is from Nitrosopumilus adriaticus.
AACAAATTAATTTTAAATTTTCCCCAAAATCCAAATGTCTACTTTTTGTAGAATATGATGAAAAAATAAAATTAAATGAAAAAAAACTAAACTCCATAGTTTCAGGCAATATTGTAAAGAAAGTAGAAAAAGATTTTGAAATTAATACATGGTGGAGATACAGAGATTCATCATTACATTATAGTCTTAAAGCCATTAAAAAAGAGCAAAGAATACCCCACATCATTGAGGATGCAGCAGTCCCTCTAGAGAGCCTATCTGAAATTTTTACAATTCTAAACAAGATAAATAAAAAATACAAGACAAAATCTATCGCATATGGACATGCAGGTAATGGAAATATCCACATTAGGCTAATTTCAGATAAGAAAGAAATCATCATTATCAAAAAAATAGCAGAAGAATATTTTGATGGGATTATCAAACTGGGAGGAACGATAACTGCTGAGCATGGAGATGGTCTTGCACGCTCAGAATTTGTAAAAAAGCAATACGGAAAAGAAAATTATAAAATATTCACAGAAATCAAACGGTATTTTGACCCACAAAAAATTCTGAATCCAGGAAAAATCATTACAACGAAAAGTACGATTATTAAAAATTTAGAAAAGTTCTAAAGAATTTCACATTAATCGATCAAATTGATGTAGAAACGCTTTATTAACTAAAAATTGAGCAAAAACGCGTGATAACAAGAATATTGAGTGTGTTTGTCATGGCATCTATTATTTTTGGTGTCACTTCAGCATTTGCAATAAGCGAATTGGAAAGAGCATCCATGAATGATCCAAGATTAGAAAATGCATTCGGCCAACCTATCACAGATAATGTAAATGTAAATCAACAAATTCAGATCTCAGCAGACATTACAAACAATCAGCCAAAATCTCAAAATTTTGTATATCTTGTTCAAATTATAGATGAAGGAGGAATAGTAGTATCTGTAGGTTGGATCAGTGGACAACTAACACCAGATCAAAAACTCAATCCATCACTTTCATGGACACCAAAAGATTCAGGTGAATTTATTGCAGAAATTTTTGTTTGGGAAGGATTAGTAAATCATAATGCATTAACAGATTTTTCAAAATTAAACATCAATGTAAGTTAAAAATTTTAAGAAAATAATCGTACCAAAATGATCAGTATTTAAAAAATTCGAATAAATTATTCCTATTTTGAACAAAAATATCCCGTTACGAAAAATATTGTTTTGCAACGGTACGATTAAGATCTGAGGTTTGCCTATTAGTAAAAAAAGTTCAACTAGTTCTTGCTAATATAACCTTGAGCCTAATGCCATTATGACAATAGGATATTGTGTAAAGTGCCGAGATAAACGAGATATCGATGGCGCCAAACCATACACCATGAAAAATGGAAAACCTGCAATAAAGGGTACATGCCCAACATGCAGCACAACCATATTCAGAATCGGCAGAGGATAAATTTCTTAAAAAAGAAATTCAATACTGCCATTCATCAGTAAGACCATTCCATAAGGAACGCATTGGGGATGGATCTTTTTCTATTTCTTCTGTAATTCTATTTTTCAATACAAAAAAGAAATTCTCCAATGCATCAATCCCACCATCAGCATAAAGCTCATGACCAATTTCTGTGATTCTTTTATGTTTTTCAGGAATTTCAGAAGATTCAGGGTTTTGAAGACAAAAAGTCATCAAATCAATTAATTCTTCTTCAAGCATCATATCCATTGAATTAATGGATTTCAACGTGACTAAAACATGTTTTGACATCAAAATGGAATTAATTGAATAGTAAAGTTGTGTTTATCTCTTAGGCAATACAGAAAATCTTAAGTTCGTACCATTTACCCAAAATTATTGAAAACATTATTCAAAGGTGTAATCATAGTAGCAGGAATTATTTTTGTTGCTCTTTTAGTATTGAATGTTCTTAATTCTTAGGTTCTAAACTCCAATATACTTAAGTTCAAAAATCATGAGAATTCTGAAGTAAGATTAACCGTCAAAGAGTGAGATTATGAGTAGTAGAAAATTAGAACAAGATCTTCAATTTCAACCGATTTCATTTTTAGAACATTTTTCACATAATACAGGTTTGTCTTGAGCATAAACTAATTTTGCATCTTTTTCTGTTACCCCACACTTAAAACATTCATTAACTCTTACCATATTTCATCTTGAATTTTCTGATATTTATTTTAGAACAGAGCCAACCACAGCAATAACAACCATTGCAATTCCAACTAATATCACCCATCTTGCAACAGTGTTGGATAGGATGTTAGATAATATCATTAACGATTTTTCCCTATTCTTAAATTAGAATACTATGAGATAAGAGTTTAGAATCCGTTAGGCATGTGAAGTCAATTAAATTTTTTGAGTTCAAGCATAAAATCCATAATTAAGAGAGATTTTTCAGTTCAATTTACATTTTATGTGTATATAATGATTTGAGCACATAGAAAGAAACAATTTTGAATAGCCTCAAAACACACACTTTATGGAACCATCAGATATTGTTGATGAGGTAAATGCTCTACTAAAACTCAGAGTAGGTGATGCATATAGATTAGAACACATCAAACAAGCATATATCGAAAATAAAACCATCTGGGTTACAGATCAAAATTATCTACAGCGCATGAAAGAAAAATACCTCAACAAACAACAGGTAGTGAGCAGCCCAGAAGATAACGAAAGTAGTGATGAATTTGAAAATAAAGAAACAATTCATTGTTGGAAATGTGGAAAAAAAACGCCATTAGGTGCAAACTTTTGCATGCTTTGTGGATCATCACTATTTGAAGTTGGAGCAAATAGCATTCAGCACCAAAAAGTGCCTGCTTCAATTAACCAGTTCAAAGGAATAGGATTGAAGATGCCAATAATAATAGGAATTCCAGTTTTGATTTTGATTATTGTCGGAGGGGCTTATGGTTTAGGATATTTTGATAATACGTTTGAGAGATATGATTCAGTTGATTCAGAAGTACTTCATTCAAAGGAAACAGAATCTAAAACAATCTTATCGTCCACTGAGAGTGACTCAAAATGCGGACCAGGTACAATATTTGATTCGGATTCAAACTCTTGTGTGTTAGATAGCGGTTTAGAACCAGAAGAAAATTCAAAATGCGGACCAGGTACAATATTTGATTCGGATTCAAACTCTTGTGTGTTAGATAAATAAAAAACCAATCTAAAGAGGAGAGATTAATTTCAGATTATTAATTTTGTACTAGTTCTTCATCTACAATTTTTTGAAGTGTTTCCATCGTATAGGGTTTTGAAAGAACAGGTATATGCAGGCTATTTAATTTTCCAAAAGTATCAGAAGTGGTATCAGCAGTCACAGCAACAATTTTTGCAGAATCATCAATTTTATTGATTCCATCGATTGCAAAAAATCCATCATATTTCGGCATTCTCATATCTAAAAAGACAATGTCAGGTTTTAAATTTTGGAACAGTTCAATTGCCACCTTGCCATTTTCTCCAACACCGATTACTTCAAGACCACATATCTCAACCATTTGAGATAAAAGGAATTGGTGGCTTTTCATATCGTCTATTATAATACAAGTATGTTTTACTTCACTGACCATCATATAATCACCAATAATCTTCAAGTTTAATTGGATTAAAGAGGAGGTCTGCTCAATTTGAGCAGAGTTTTTCAGATTTTCTCTATATCCTAGTTGTTTGTATGGCATTACAAACAATTTGTTTTATCAATTTTATTACAATCTAAAATATGAAGAAAATCTATTTCTACGAATCAAATCCAGAGCCTCAGGTCTGGGAAAAAATTATTGATAATGTAGAAGGAAAAACACAGTATGAAACACCTTGGAAACTCGTAAGTCAATAAATGATAATCACAATCCAAGGAAAGTTTTTTTCAAACTCAAAACAAATGTCTACAAAATAGTTAATTTGTAAAAAATAGGCTTGTCAGCATTCGTTTAATGATAGTTATATCAAATGGTTTGTAGATAACGGCAGTAACCTTTAACGTATTCATCAGATACGACTCGCCTGCCAGTAAATCACCTGTAACGACAACAATTTTTGCATCAGGGTTTTTTTTCAAAATATTTTTGATTCCATAAAATCCATCAAATTTAGGCATGATCAAATTAATAAAAATCAAATCAGGGCGATGTTTTTCATACATATCAACTGCATCTTGACCATTACTACCTGTAACCAAAACATCAAGGCCAATCATATCTAATAACTCACAGAAACTACTTACTGTTTCAGGATCATCATCAACTACAACACAACTAACCATTTTGTATATTCATAACATCACACTATATAAGATAATGTCTTAGTAAAATGAGAGGTTATTCTCCAACAAACTCTCCCCATTGCCTTCCAAGTTTAGAAATGACCCGGAAAGCCAATCGGTCAATATTGACATTAGATTCTGCAACTAACATTATGACCTTGTCATAAACTGGAAAACTCATGATCACAACATGTTCTCTTCGAGATGCAGAATATTTTACATATCCTAATTCTTCATTGAATTTTTTTCTTTTTGCCACCCTAGAAGCAAGTTCTTTTGAAACGGATTGCAGTTGCTCTTCACTAAGCCTTATACTCATTCCTGGCTTTTGACCTCCAGCTAACAATGCACCAGATTCATCTAAAAGTCCAGCATAACGAATTTCATCATCATCTAAAATATCCTGACATTTTTTTTCATATTCAGAAATATCTAATTTTTTTTCAGGCATAATACCGAGTATTCGAGTATTTACCATATTACTTTAAACCGCTTTTAGTCTTTGACATTATTTGTCAAATTATCTAAATCAGAATTTGGCTCTTCTCTTATTTTGCTTGCAATCAGTACAGTGAACACCATAAAAGAAATAGTTCAGAAACATATATCAGAACTAGTTTGTTCAAACTGCACTTACAAAATAAATTCAATTTTTAAAAAAACTTTGAAATCTAACATCCATTTAAAAAAACAAAATTATTTTAAACGACGATAGATTTCTTTGAATTCTAGTGACAGATTGTATGAGATGTTTAGCAGATGTGTTAGTTGGTTCATAGATGTTTTATCATGACCCAATTGTCGTAATATAGTCAGAGCCTTTTGCGGGGAACTAACAGACAAAGGACTTTGGCCAGACCAGGATTTAAAAGCACTTTCAACATCCAATGAAAAATTCAAAACAAATTCTTTCCAATTGGGCATAGATTTGAGGGCCTTTTCATTCAATAATACGTGGGATAATTCACGGAACTCATTTTTTCTATCAACGTATAGCATTTCAAGTGCCGCTTCAATTTTTTTTCTTCAAATTGCGAAGTGTTTAACATGTACATTCCAGAAATACTCATAATCACTTATTGTCATTATAAAAGATAAATCAAGTAGTTGATTCTCTGAAAAGATGTTAAAAAAAAGCAGTAATAATAAACAAATGTAAAGAATTTAAAAATAAAAAAAGAGATCCTATTGGAATGGATCGATAAATGGACAGTTAACTATGTGATCACTATCCATTGGACGTGCAATACCAATGTTGATCAAGCCAGCTTCCTCGTACGCGTTCATATCATCAATGGTTTCCAATAGCTGTGCATTTGCATCATCTTCCCAGCCAATCATAAAGATCCTCCACATCGGAGAATAGTTTGCATCGCCAGGGGCACCCGCTGCAATTCCAGGCTGGAATCCTAATGGGCCAGTACCAGTCAGACCATTTTTGAATTGATACAAGTCTACTGCTGCTGAATTTGCAATCAAGCTTGCAGATGTTGGTGAACTTACAACACCCATCATTCCGGCAGGACCACTAGGAGTAGCATCTGTTACAATGTAATAGATTGTTCTACCGTCAGGACCCCATCCACGATGAGCTATGAAAGTTACTGTCATCTCTTCTGTATCGATATCAAGAACTTGGCCACCACCATAAGGAGTTTCATCGGTCAAAGTTTTGTCTTCTTTAACCATCATCTGACCTTCAGGCCATACAATTTGTGGCATATTCAAAACCACATTAACTGGAGTTAATGTAATTTCTTCGTTATCAGCTGCTTCCATAATCATTGCATCTGAATCAAGTACTCTTGGTGTTACACCATCATTCCATGTTACATGTACATGTGATGTTAAGGCACTGTACACATCTGTTTGTGCAGGAGTGCTTGTGAAAACTTCACCTTGAAAACCATGTACGCCATTACCCTCTATTCCGTTAGTGAACATGTAGGTTTTTGAAAGTGCTTCTTTAGGAGCGTTCTTCAATAGTGGTGCAAGTTCTACTTTCCAACCTTGATTTTTTGTAATGATTTCTGCATGAGTAGGATCACTTGAATCGGTGATGATAAAGTAAACATTTTCACCGTTGTAGTATCCATGGTGCATAGGGATTGTTGCTGGAACGTTAGTTCTAGATAATCTAAGTTCAGAACCCAAGTTAGCTTCAGTTTTCTTTTCCATCATGTTGTCTTTCATCATAGAATGATCTTTTTCCATCATGTTGTCTTTCATCATAGAATGATCTTTTTCCATCACGGGTTTTTCAACTGGAGCTACAGGAGTGGTTTTACTGCCTTGATCAGATTCCCAAGCAGCTTTACCACCGGGATAATTAGAGCATAGGTCTAATCCACAAATACCAGTACTAGAACCATATTGAGAGGTTTTAGTTCCTTTGCTTTTGAGGGCATCGGCATCTGTGAAATAATCAGTTCCCAAACCTGTTGCAAACAAGGGTAAAATTGCAAGCAATGCAATGTATCTTAGACTCTTGTTCATGGTTTGAAAAGAAGATTTTTTCTTTAAAAGAATTTATCCAAATCATACAGGGAGTTCAGAAAATCTATTTCCAACATAATCCCAGTTAACAACATTCCACCATGCATTCACATAATCTGCTCTTTTATTTTGATATTTCAAATAATATGCATGCTCCCAAACATCCAATCCCAACAAAGGTGTTTTTTGAACAACCCAAGGACTATCTTGGTTTTGAGTAGTGATGATTTCAATTTTATTATATGTCTGATTAAAGACCAACCAACACCAACCACTGCCCTGAATTGAAAGGGCTTTTTCTGAAAATATTTTTTTGAAATTATCAAAGCCATCAAAATACACATCTATTGCCCCATCTATTTTTCCGCTAGGTCTTCCTTCACTATCAGGAGTCATTGTTTCCCAAAACAATCTATGGTTTTCAAATCCACCACCAAAAAAATTGATTGAACTTCTTCCAGATTCAGGTATAGACGTAATCTCAGACAGAATTGATGAAATATACTTTGGATGGGATGTACCGCCAATTTCTGCCAGGGATTTGTTTAACCCATCAACATATGCTTGATGATGTTTTTGATGATGAATTTTCATTGTTGCTGTATCAATGAATGGTTCTAGTTCATCATATCCATAGGGCAATCTCGGAAGTTCGTATCTAACCACAGAACAAATTTCGGTCATCCACATATATTCTTCAAGACAAAAATAGGTAATGATGATTAATTCAGATAGGAATAAAATATCATGAGAAGGCTTGGCACAATTGATTTGGAAATTTTAGATTTAGCTATGAGTGTAAATGGAACCTTTAATGAGAACAATCTTGAGAATTCAGAATTAAAGAGATTAGGTGTTGGAAAAATTCTAGATTCATTAGCATCACTCAAAGATAGGAAATTTATTTCGCTAAATAATAATGGCTCCTTTTCTATAACAGACATTGCAAAAGAAATTCTTTGGGGGAATATTCCAACATGGGCAAAAATTTTACGCCTACTTCAAATCAAATCATGTAGTCTAAAACAGATAATTGAGATTCTCAGAATATCTGAAGATGAAATCCTAGAGAATTTGGAAAAATTAAGGAAAAATCAATTTGTGTTAATGTCTCCACAAAGACAAGAAGAAAAAATAGTTAAAATTTATGAAATACTTCCGGAGGGAATTGAAGAGATTGATGAGACAGAACAAAAGGGTTTTGAAAAGACAGAATTTTCAGGTCCAACTCCAGAGTTAGAGATCACTAGATTAATTGATGAAATTCTAGTAATCACACAGAATTCTAAATTAGAGCAATCTGAAAAAAACAGTATTGATGAAAAACTTTCAAAATTAAAAAATAAATTAAATGTGTAATTATTTGGAATTTATTTTATCTTGAATTTGTGCCAAGATTAATTCTGCCTTATCCTTATTTTCATAATTGTCAGTTGACTCATCCATAATTTCATCAATCTCATAACTCTTATCAACCAGAATATTGGCCACATGATCATCAAGTGTCCCCGCACCTATCAAATAATATGCAAAGACAGTATTTTTTTGACCAATTCTATGAAGTCTATCTTCTGCCTGTCTATGGATTGCAGGACTCCAATCAAGCTCGGCAAAAATCACGTATTTTGCTCTAGTCAAATTAATTCCCACATTTCCAGCACGGATACCTGCAATCATAAGTTTGGATTCCCCTTTTTGGAATTTATCAATTTGATCTTGCCTAAAGGAATCAGATTGTCCGCCAATTATTGAAACAGGAGAAAACTCCTCGAGACTCTCATTTAGAAGTTTATGAATTACTTTGTGATGGCAAAACACCACAACACTTTCTTCAATCTCCATGATGTTTTTAACAAAATTAATTACGTGTGGAAGTTTTGCAAGACCTGCAATCTGCCTTTCACTTTGAATTGCTCTATGGTAAGAAGCGGATTTTGAAAATTCATTTTCTGCAACTTTTTGTTCCTCCTCAAGCTTTTTCCAGATTTTATCAAGCTCTTCAAGATAGTAATCAGTATCAGCTGCAATTACTTCTTTGTAACGCACCTTATCTTTTAGCTCTTTTAGTACATCGGATTTCTTTCGCCTTAGCATCACATGTTTTTGTAATTCGTTTCTAAGAGATGCACGTTTATTCTCCAAAACAATTGCTTTTCCTTTTTCATTAACATAACAAAAGTATTCACAGAATTCTTTAAAGCTTCCAAGTAGTCCCGGTTTGATAATATCAATAATAGGCCAGATTTCAGAACCTCGATTGTAAATGGGAGTACCAGACAATCCAATTCTATACAAGATTGATGGAAGTGCTGCAAGTTTTTTTACTGCTTTGTATTTTTGAGTAGTCTTTGACCTCAGATTGTGGACTTCATCACAAACTATTGTACGAAGACCCACCTTCATCAAATCCTCAGATCTCTTTAAGAGTAATTCATAATTAATAATGTAAATATCAGTTTGTGGTAATTCTCGAGATTTCCCAGTTCGTATAATTGTGACACTGGGGGATTCTGAATCTAAAATCCTACCATTTCTGCTCTTTTTCTTTAGGAATTTTTCAATTTCTCTTTCCCAATTGTTTAATGTAACTAGTGGTGCAACAACAAGAATAGGAAAAGTTTGTTTTTCAGTTGAGACATATGACAAGGTTTGAACGGTTTTCCCCAAGCCCATCTCATCAGCTAACAATGCATTACCAGATGATTTCAGTAAGAAATCCAGACCCTCCTTTTGAAAATTCAATAGTTTTCCACGAAATTGTTCTCCTGCTTTTGCTTTCTTGAGTTTGTGTTTTATTGGAGGTAAGGTAGGTTTTGGAGCATAAGTTTTAACAATTTTTCGTTGCCAAATGGTTTTTGATAAAATTTCTAAAGGGTATCTATCCATAATGAGTTTTAGTTGTTTTACGTTTTCCGTGTTATCCGTAATGATTACTTCATTAACATTTTCTCCATACCATGCTTCAGGAACTAGCCTTGAAATCATATTTACGGCACGATCACCTGTGATTTTCCAACACCAGATTTTAGAATATTTGTCAAGAACATACTCTAATGTCCCAATGTTTTCCATGGATGTTTCCATAATTTGTCGATAGAAAGTTTTTTTGCCTTATGAATCTTGATATTTTTCACGATCACCGAAAAAAAGAACCGTGATCTAAAAGAGTTAAAATAAGATGCATGTTTACCATTATGGAAAAACTCGTTCAACTCCCAGGCTCAGAAAATGGATCATCGTAATGAAAAGAAGGATTGTTCGCAAAATCAAATCTTATGAAAAAAACAAATTAGAATTCCAATAATGTTTAAAAGTTTGACAAATGCGATTCCATCAAAAAAACTTGGGCAAATAGAATGGCTTTAATTTTACAGAAAATCACAGAACACCATATTCCTATCAACGGATTATAACATATCTTTAAAATTCATTAAATTTCAGAGTCAATGTGGAGTTTATTCAAAACGAAGAACCAAATGTTGAGAAACCAATCATCATAGCTGCAATGCAAGACATGGGTAATGTAGGAAGCATTGTAGTGAATTTCATCAATGAATCATTAAGAACAAAAACATTCAGAACTGCAAAAACACCATATCCAACATATGTAGTTGATAATGGAGGATACATTGATCTCCCTGATGAAAGTTGGGAATACAAATACACAGATGATTTAATCATATTTGGAGGCGGAAAGGGTCAGCCACAAAGCAATAGTGAATTAAATGCATTGTGTCAAGATGTAATGGATATTGCACAAAAATATTCTGCAAAATTCATTTACACGTTAGGAGGATTCCATACTAACATACCACTAAACAACAATCCAAAAACATACATCACTACAACATCAACAGAGTTAACAAAACAGATGGAAACCCTAGACGTCAACACGACTCCTCAAAAATCCATAATCACAGGATTTAACGGATTGATTTTGGGATTTGCAAAAAAAATAAAATTCACGGAATTGGCATGTATGGGGAACTAAATGAGCCTGAAATTCCACAATACAGAGCAGCGATAAGTATCATTAAAACTATTGAAAAATTGACATATAGGAAATTGGGGGATACTAGCCAATTAGAAATAATGGCTCAAGAGATCGAAAGAAAATTCAAAAATTAAAATCAGTGGGAACTTCCAACTGGATGGGGTTCAGTATTTTCATCATGGCAATCACAACTGCATAGATGTGTTTTATGATTATTCATACAATCAATGCATTCAAAATGCTTCCTTGTCTCACATGCAGCACAAATCATCCTACTGATCATAAAATATAGATGAATTTGAATTTTTTCTATAGCCTAGTATTCTACTTCACTTCGTTTAAGAAGACTTTCAGTCAGCTCAACATACCCCTGTGGATCAACTTCTTTTTGCAAAGCCTTTGTCTATATTTATCAGATAAATAGAATGAAGATGGGCATTTAGAATATCGTCGTATTTATAGGGGGGTTTTTGTAATATCGATCACACAATTCTTGAACTTTTTTACATCTTTTTCATTTCGTGCATTTGGAGGCAGCATGAAGATTTTTGAAATAGGCAAAATTCCAACAGCAGGGGTAGCCAATGAAAATTTTGAGCAGTGTTGGCTGTATCGTGCAATTTTACTAATTATTCTTGCAGCAAAATAATCTATAGTGTCCATAGCATGATCAGGAGGTGTAAATCCTGTCTCAATTTCAATGATGGTATCCCCATCGCCTTTTTTAGCAAAAATGTCACATACCAAAATATCTGAAACGTCTTTTTCAACTTTAACAGAATATCCTCTAGAAATCAAATTACTTGCAC
It contains:
- a CDS encoding DUF5679 domain-containing protein; protein product: MTIGYCVKCRDKRDIDGAKPYTMKNGKPAIKGTCPTCSTTIFRIGRG
- a CDS encoding zinc-ribbon domain-containing protein → MEPSDIVDEVNALLKLRVGDAYRLEHIKQAYIENKTIWVTDQNYLQRMKEKYLNKQQVVSSPEDNESSDEFENKETIHCWKCGKKTPLGANFCMLCGSSLFEVGANSIQHQKVPASINQFKGIGLKMPIIIGIPVLILIIVGGAYGLGYFDNTFERYDSVDSEVLHSKETESKTILSSTESDSKCGPGTIFDSDSNSCVLDSGLEPEENSKCGPGTIFDSDSNSCVLDK
- a CDS encoding response regulator; amino-acid sequence: MPYKQLGYRENLKNSAQIEQTSSLIQLNLKIIGDYMMVSEVKHTCIIIDDMKSHQFLLSQMVEICGLEVIGVGENGKVAIELFQNLKPDIVFLDMRMPKYDGFFAIDGINKIDDSAKIVAVTADTTSDTFGKLNSLHIPVLSKPYTMETLQKIVDEELVQN
- a CDS encoding response regulator transcription factor, whose amino-acid sequence is MVSCVVVDDDPETVSSFCELLDMIGLDVLVTGSNGQDAVDMYEKHRPDLIFINLIMPKFDGFYGIKNILKKNPDAKIVVVTGDLLAGESYLMNTLKVTAVIYKPFDITIIKRMLTSLFFTN
- a CDS encoding DUF6659 family protein, giving the protein MPEKKLDISEYEKKCQDILDDDEIRYAGLLDESGALLAGGQKPGMSIRLSEEQLQSVSKELASRVAKRKKFNEELGYVKYSASRREHVVIMSFPVYDKVIMLVAESNVNIDRLAFRVISKLGRQWGEFVGE
- a CDS encoding DUF7482 domain-containing protein, producing the protein MNKSLRYIALLAILPLFATGLGTDYFTDADALKSKGTKTSQYGSSTGICGLDLCSNYPGGKAAWESDQGSKTTPVAPVEKPVMEKDHSMMKDNMMEKDHSMMKDNMMEKKTEANLGSELRLSRTNVPATIPMHHGYYNGENVYFIITDSSDPTHAEIITKNQGWKVELAPLLKNAPKEALSKTYMFTNGIEGNGVHGFQGEVFTSTPAQTDVYSALTSHVHVTWNDGVTPRVLDSDAMIMEAADNEEITLTPVNVVLNMPQIVWPEGQMMVKEDKTLTDETPYGGGQVLDIDTEEMTVTFIAHRGWGPDGRTIYYIVTDATPSGPAGMMGVVSSPTSASLIANSAAVDLYQFKNGLTGTGPLGFQPGIAAGAPGDANYSPMWRIFMIGWEDDANAQLLETIDDMNAYEEAGLINIGIARPMDSDHIVNCPFIDPFQ
- a CDS encoding superoxide dismutase yields the protein MVRYELPRLPYGYDELEPFIDTATMKIHHQKHHQAYVDGLNKSLAEIGGTSHPKYISSILSEITSIPESGRSSINFFGGGFENHRLFWETMTPDSEGRPSGKIDGAIDVYFDGFDNFKKIFSEKALSIQGSGWCWLVFNQTYNKIEIITTQNQDSPWVVQKTPLLGLDVWEHAYYLKYQNKRADYVNAWWNVVNWDYVGNRFSELPV
- a CDS encoding DEAD/DEAH box helicase; the encoded protein is METSMENIGTLEYVLDKYSKIWCWKITGDRAVNMISRLVPEAWYGENVNEVIITDNTENVKQLKLIMDRYPLEILSKTIWQRKIVKTYAPKPTLPPIKHKLKKAKAGEQFRGKLLNFQKEGLDFLLKSSGNALLADEMGLGKTVQTLSYVSTEKQTFPILVVAPLVTLNNWEREIEKFLKKKSRNGRILDSESPSVTIIRTGKSRELPQTDIYIINYELLLKRSEDLMKVGLRTIVCDEVHNLRSKTTQKYKAVKKLAALPSILYRIGLSGTPIYNRGSEIWPIIDIIKPGLLGSFKEFCEYFCYVNEKGKAIVLENKRASLRNELQKHVMLRRKKSDVLKELKDKVRYKEVIAADTDYYLEELDKIWKKLEEEQKVAENEFSKSASYHRAIQSERQIAGLAKLPHVINFVKNIMEIEESVVVFCHHKVIHKLLNESLEEFSPVSIIGGQSDSFRQDQIDKFQKGESKLMIAGIRAGNVGINLTRAKYVIFAELDWSPAIHRQAEDRLHRIGQKNTVFAYYLIGAGTLDDHVANILVDKSYEIDEIMDESTDNYENKDKAELILAQIQDKINSK